The Primulina huaijiensis isolate GDHJ02 unplaced genomic scaffold, ASM1229523v2 scaffold16647, whole genome shotgun sequence genomic sequence ttgggagtgtgagaaatattgagtgtattggtgtatacacttgttgtaatatttctcctgttataaaagttgcagtgctccgtggacgtagcctatattgggtgaaccacgtaaatctttgtgttcttgttggttattttattccgcaagtttttgggtactattatcatcgtggtcggcatcgtttcgggggtgtaattacCCAACATAAAATACATCCTGTAAGATATTTTTGGGAGAAGACCTGTGAGGAATAATGATTATAATTGACAGGAGTGAACTTGATATCCTTCTTGGATACTGTTGGCGGTCTCTCTCCGAATAAGACAGGAACCAGATCAGCGGCAGGACCTTTCGGCACACCTTTACTTAGTTGAATCAATGTGTCCTTCATCCGTCGATATGTCACCTACAAATGAATAACAAAATTCTAAAACAAAATTAGGTTCAAGTCAGATAAAACTTACTTCAACTAAACTCAAAAACTTGTAAGTTC encodes the following:
- the LOC140965903 gene encoding uncharacterized protein isoform X2; the protein is MRSLDIAQKKGSAILNLKCVDAQTGLLGKSLLEFHSNKGDVLPPHKVTYRRMKDTLIQLSKGVPKGPAADLVPVLFGERPPTVSKKDIKFTPVNYNHYSSQVFSQKYLTGCILCWVITPPKRCRPR
- the LOC140965903 gene encoding uncharacterized protein isoform X1; this encodes MEKDEGKKSRNKSSADKITLEHFVSTMAPLIDMEETGLLGKSLLEFHSNKGDVLPPHKVTYRRMKDTLIQLSKGVPKGPAADLVPVLFGERPPTVSKKDIKFTPVNYNHYSSQVFSQKYLTGCILCWVITPPKRCRPR